In Fodinicola acaciae, the following proteins share a genomic window:
- a CDS encoding potassium transporter Kup, which yields MTDQQAAHGSRATDTVRLAVVVAALGVVFGDIGTSPIYTLQTVFSPEDPHPVPVSVDNVLGVVSLIFWSVMIIVTVTYVLLAMRADNDGEGGIMALITMLRRWRGQRGRRAALLLAAVGIFGASLFFGDSMITPAISVLSAVEGVKVVQPSLTEWIVPITAVIIIVLFLVQRRGTAVVGRLFGPVMILWFVTIGAFGIGGIAGNPSILRALSPTYAVGFLLGHFGIAFFALATVALAVTGAEALYADMGHFGRKAITRGWLFLVLPACTLSYFGQGALILTDTKNLSGPFFLLAPGWARIPLVFLATAATVIASQAVITGAYSVASQAAQLGYLPRLRIAHTSESTIGQIYVPWINWLLLVSVLTLVFAFRSSAALAFAYGMAVTGTITITTTLFLFIARARWGTPRWLIGVGAAVLVGLDLLFVAANLTKLIHGAWLPLLIGLTAFTVMTTWQRGREIVTKARARKEGALREFVEDLRANPAMTQRVPGTAVFLNRGKETAPLALRANVEHNHVRHEQVVIMSIETEPVPRVPDDRRIGIDHLGYHDDGIIHVTARFGYMDSPDVPAALSLLDPADTEGPLDLDNASYFLSKIELERGHKPTMAAWRKHLFIATSFITADAADYFNLPLDRTVILGSHIEV from the coding sequence GTGACCGATCAGCAGGCTGCCCATGGCTCACGCGCGACGGACACGGTGCGGCTCGCGGTCGTCGTCGCGGCGCTCGGTGTGGTGTTCGGCGACATCGGCACGAGTCCGATCTACACACTGCAGACGGTGTTCAGTCCGGAAGATCCGCATCCCGTGCCGGTGAGCGTCGACAACGTGCTCGGCGTGGTGTCGCTGATCTTCTGGTCGGTGATGATCATCGTGACCGTCACCTACGTCCTGCTGGCCATGCGCGCCGACAACGACGGCGAGGGCGGCATCATGGCGCTGATCACCATGTTGCGCCGCTGGCGCGGGCAGCGCGGCCGGCGCGCGGCGTTGCTGCTGGCGGCGGTCGGTATTTTCGGCGCGTCGCTGTTTTTCGGCGACAGCATGATCACGCCGGCCATCTCGGTGCTGTCCGCGGTCGAGGGCGTCAAGGTCGTCCAACCGTCGCTGACCGAGTGGATCGTGCCGATCACCGCGGTGATCATCATCGTGCTTTTCCTCGTGCAGCGCCGAGGTACGGCCGTGGTCGGCCGGCTGTTCGGGCCGGTGATGATCCTCTGGTTCGTGACGATCGGCGCCTTCGGCATCGGTGGCATCGCCGGAAACCCGTCGATTCTGCGGGCCCTGTCGCCGACGTACGCGGTCGGTTTCCTGCTCGGCCACTTCGGCATCGCGTTTTTCGCACTGGCGACAGTCGCCCTGGCGGTCACCGGCGCCGAGGCGTTGTACGCCGACATGGGCCACTTCGGTCGCAAGGCGATCACCCGTGGCTGGCTGTTCCTGGTGTTGCCGGCCTGTACGTTGAGCTATTTCGGTCAGGGCGCGCTGATCCTGACCGACACGAAAAACCTCAGCGGCCCGTTTTTCCTGCTGGCGCCGGGATGGGCCCGCATCCCGCTGGTGTTCCTGGCGACCGCGGCGACGGTGATCGCCTCGCAGGCCGTCATCACGGGCGCGTACTCGGTCGCCTCGCAGGCCGCGCAGCTCGGCTATCTGCCGCGACTGCGGATCGCGCACACGTCCGAGTCGACGATCGGCCAGATCTACGTGCCGTGGATCAACTGGCTGCTCCTGGTTTCGGTGCTGACACTGGTGTTCGCCTTCCGCAGCTCGGCGGCGCTGGCGTTCGCGTACGGCATGGCGGTGACCGGCACGATCACGATCACCACCACCCTGTTCCTGTTCATCGCCAGGGCGAGGTGGGGGACGCCGCGATGGCTGATCGGCGTCGGTGCCGCCGTCCTGGTCGGCCTCGACCTGCTTTTTGTCGCGGCCAACCTGACAAAACTCATCCATGGCGCCTGGCTGCCGTTGTTGATCGGCCTGACCGCCTTCACCGTGATGACCACCTGGCAGCGCGGCCGCGAGATCGTCACGAAGGCGCGAGCGCGCAAGGAAGGCGCTCTGCGCGAGTTCGTGGAGGATCTGCGCGCCAATCCGGCGATGACGCAGCGCGTCCCCGGCACCGCGGTGTTTCTCAACCGTGGCAAGGAAACCGCACCGCTGGCGTTGCGGGCCAACGTCGAACACAACCACGTACGCCACGAGCAGGTCGTGATCATGTCGATCGAGACCGAGCCGGTGCCGCGTGTGCCGGACGACCGGCGGATCGGCATCGACCACCTCGGCTATCACGACGACGGCATCATCCACGTCACGGCGCGTTTCGGCTACATGGACTCACCGGACGTGCCGGCCGCGCTGAGCCTGCTCGACCCGGCCGACACCGAGGGACCGCTCGACCTGGACAACGCCTCGTATTTCCTGTCGAAAATCGAGCTGGAGCGAGGACACAAGCCGACGATGGCGGCGTGGCGCAAACATCTTTTCATCGCCACGTCCTTCATCACCGCGGACGCGGCCGACTATTTCAACCTGCCACTGGATCGTACGGTCATCCTCGGCTCGCACATCGAGGTCTAG
- a CDS encoding MBL fold metallo-hydrolase: protein MNEPAPGRLVDASCTRRVLLAGLVAAAAAGCAHTTAQPEASTVDRYASANPGSVNVFWLRTPRGLVVVDTGRALSDARKALARIRQTGRPVSAILITHSHPDHVGGIGVFHEAFPNAPIYASRATAEIMRTDPLGFYPLTRQGLGSDYPATITQPTRLFGAGATITVDGVSFQTAQFGPGESESATAYYEPVSRSLFPGDLICNKATPALLEGHSCGWLTNLDQLQRRFPQAKTSYHGHGAPADARTLINTQRAYIQRLRALVQQATAAGSLDGVRITPAEQQSILAAVNSSYPNYPSVASIPDMPQRNIAAVAGELTKTAGQTHCCCGS, encoded by the coding sequence ATGAACGAGCCCGCGCCAGGCCGGTTGGTCGACGCGTCCTGTACGCGCCGAGTGCTGCTCGCCGGCCTGGTCGCCGCGGCGGCGGCCGGTTGTGCGCATACGACGGCTCAACCGGAGGCCTCGACGGTCGACCGGTATGCCTCCGCCAATCCGGGGTCGGTGAACGTGTTCTGGCTGCGTACGCCGCGCGGCTTGGTCGTGGTCGACACCGGTCGCGCGCTGTCCGACGCACGGAAGGCACTCGCGCGGATCCGCCAGACCGGCCGGCCGGTCTCCGCGATCCTGATCACGCACTCGCATCCCGACCACGTCGGCGGGATCGGCGTCTTCCACGAGGCCTTCCCGAACGCGCCAATCTACGCCTCGCGCGCGACCGCCGAGATCATGCGCACCGATCCGCTCGGCTTCTACCCGCTCACCCGCCAGGGTCTGGGGTCGGACTATCCGGCGACGATCACCCAACCGACCCGGCTCTTCGGCGCCGGCGCGACGATCACGGTCGACGGCGTCAGCTTCCAGACGGCGCAGTTCGGACCTGGCGAGTCGGAATCGGCGACCGCCTACTACGAGCCGGTGAGCCGTTCGCTGTTTCCCGGTGACCTGATCTGCAACAAGGCGACGCCTGCGCTGCTGGAGGGACACAGCTGCGGCTGGCTGACCAACCTCGACCAGCTGCAGCGGCGTTTCCCGCAGGCGAAGACGAGCTATCACGGCCATGGCGCGCCGGCCGACGCGCGTACGCTCATCAACACGCAACGCGCCTACATCCAGCGGCTTCGCGCACTCGTCCAGCAGGCGACGGCGGCCGGCTCGCTCGACGGCGTACGCATCACCCCGGCCGAGCAACAGTCGATCCTGGCCGCGGTCAACAGCAGCTATCCCAACTATCCGTCGGTCGCGTCGATCCCGGACATGCCGCAGCGCAACATCGCCGCGGTCGCCGGCGAACTCACCAAGACCGCCGGCCAGACCCACTGCTGCTGCGGATCCTGA
- a CDS encoding tyrosine-type recombinase/integrase — translation MASVFQKCKTDERNSHYPCESTRCGHPWTVRYREPGGRTARQREKTFAKKTGHDGADAFATKAEHDKGMGIYLDPQRGTKTLRVWAKEWLELQVLAEGTIRNYEGFAENHLIPHLGRKTLAGLARTDFERFVSSLHQKGKGLAASTINDRMKFVTAMLEAAVAERIIPENPAAGVRISRTSTLAVDEDEIPTLKEVELLAAHISSQYRLTVYLQSGAGLRISETLAFASECRRQDFIRIRWQVSAKANRGDCRTTFVPLKHRSEGEYRDIPIAPFLDEEIDDHVEHLAPIPVTFKDKADKDRQLDVFFAPRERGKGTMPTATTYSYHFKKACKAAGLILANGKPKYTPHSLRHFFASTALANGIPIHEVSSWLGHKSIKTTVDIYGHLVPGAWNRCRDVMQKAMRPAVVDARSCAPIEVDDCEGAA, via the coding sequence ATGGCGAGCGTATTTCAGAAATGCAAAACCGACGAACGCAACTCACATTACCCTTGCGAGAGCACGCGATGTGGTCATCCCTGGACGGTTCGATATCGAGAACCGGGAGGTCGAACTGCACGTCAACGCGAGAAGACCTTTGCGAAGAAGACCGGGCATGACGGGGCCGACGCATTCGCCACGAAGGCCGAGCATGACAAAGGTATGGGGATCTACCTTGACCCGCAGCGCGGCACAAAAACACTGCGGGTGTGGGCGAAGGAATGGCTCGAACTTCAGGTCCTTGCCGAGGGGACTATTCGGAATTACGAAGGCTTCGCAGAGAATCATCTCATACCACATCTTGGGCGTAAGACTCTCGCTGGTTTAGCAAGAACGGACTTTGAGCGATTTGTCTCTTCTCTGCATCAGAAAGGCAAAGGGCTCGCCGCATCGACGATCAACGATCGAATGAAATTTGTGACAGCCATGCTTGAAGCGGCTGTCGCCGAGAGGATCATTCCCGAGAACCCGGCTGCGGGCGTACGGATCTCGAGGACCAGCACCCTTGCTGTCGATGAGGACGAGATCCCGACGCTGAAGGAAGTCGAACTCCTCGCGGCGCACATCTCGTCTCAGTATCGGCTCACCGTCTACCTGCAGAGCGGCGCAGGTCTGAGGATCAGCGAGACACTCGCATTCGCGAGCGAATGCCGACGCCAGGATTTCATTCGCATTCGCTGGCAGGTCAGCGCGAAGGCAAATCGTGGCGACTGTCGAACCACATTCGTTCCGCTGAAACACCGGTCAGAAGGCGAGTACCGAGATATACCTATCGCCCCGTTCCTCGACGAAGAAATCGACGATCACGTAGAACATTTGGCGCCGATCCCTGTCACCTTCAAGGATAAAGCTGACAAGGACCGGCAGTTGGACGTCTTCTTTGCGCCTCGTGAACGAGGCAAGGGCACCATGCCCACCGCGACAACGTACAGCTATCATTTCAAGAAGGCGTGTAAGGCGGCAGGACTGATCCTCGCGAACGGCAAACCGAAGTACACCCCTCACAGCCTCCGCCACTTCTTCGCGTCAACTGCACTTGCTAACGGCATTCCGATCCACGAGGTCTCAAGCTGGCTCGGGCACAAGTCGATCAAGACCACCGTCGACATCTACGGACACCTGGTGCCTGGCGCCTGGAACCGCTGCCGCGACGTCATGCAGAAGGCGATGCGGCCCGCCGTAGTAGACGCTAGGAGTTGCGCACCGATCGAGGTAGATGACTGCGAAGGAGCCGCGTAA
- a CDS encoding LysR family transcriptional regulator → MWESIELREIRVFLALAQELHFTRTAQRLGLTQARVSQSLRQLERKLGRQLVRRTSRTVALTADGQRFLGRVTEAYGQLAVVLRESADNAAEPHRLVLGVFEPCAAGPHLLAIVEEFERRHPDCEAIVRDIPHADDPLARLRDGDVDLLAIRQPLDEADLVVGPVLTRDERVVAVAASHPLATRDTVSIEDVAAYPVTDCAGVPRSVMEAFVPPVTPAGRPLNRIDASPVRPYEVAALVALGKVVHPTVPSFDSYFGEPGIVYRRIVDLPALTSALMWPRSRKNPRNDQFVSVARDILGERTTPQRGTGGKTSSGRRTPGSRPSGSVQTCRFPS, encoded by the coding sequence ATGTGGGAGTCGATCGAGCTCCGGGAGATCCGCGTTTTCCTGGCCCTGGCACAGGAGCTGCATTTCACCCGCACCGCGCAGCGGCTGGGCCTGACCCAGGCGAGGGTCAGCCAGAGCCTGCGGCAGCTGGAGCGCAAGCTCGGCCGGCAGCTGGTGCGGCGTACCAGCCGGACGGTCGCGTTGACCGCCGACGGACAGCGGTTTCTCGGGCGGGTCACCGAGGCGTACGGTCAGCTGGCCGTCGTCCTGCGGGAAAGTGCGGACAACGCGGCCGAGCCGCACCGGCTGGTGCTCGGTGTTTTCGAGCCCTGCGCAGCCGGACCGCATCTGCTGGCGATCGTCGAGGAGTTCGAGCGGCGCCATCCGGACTGTGAGGCGATCGTCCGCGACATCCCGCACGCGGACGACCCGCTGGCGCGGCTGCGCGACGGTGACGTCGATCTGCTGGCGATCCGGCAGCCGTTGGACGAGGCCGACCTGGTCGTCGGCCCGGTCCTGACACGTGACGAGCGGGTGGTCGCGGTCGCGGCCAGTCATCCGCTGGCCACTCGCGACACGGTGTCCATCGAGGATGTCGCCGCCTATCCGGTGACCGACTGCGCGGGTGTGCCTCGGTCGGTGATGGAGGCTTTCGTGCCGCCGGTGACGCCGGCGGGCCGGCCGCTGAACCGGATCGACGCCAGCCCGGTCCGGCCGTACGAGGTCGCCGCGCTGGTGGCGTTGGGTAAGGTCGTCCATCCGACCGTACCGTCGTTCGACAGCTATTTCGGCGAGCCCGGCATCGTCTATCGCCGGATCGTCGACCTGCCCGCGCTCACCTCGGCGTTGATGTGGCCGCGGTCAAGGAAAAACCCGCGCAACGACCAGTTTGTCAGCGTCGCTCGGGACATCCTCGGTGAGCGGACGACTCCTCAGCGCGGGACAGGTGGAAAGACGTCGTCCGGGAGGCGTACGCCTGGTTCCAGACCGAGCGGATCGGTGCAGACGTGCCGTTTCCCGTCATAG
- a CDS encoding SDR family oxidoreductase encodes MRVFVTGASGWIGSAVTDELLTNGHQVAGLARSDQAAAALAAKGATPHRGDLDDLDGLAAATAEADAVIHLAFKHDFSDFAGAGRSEHAAVRRMLDELKGSDRPFLIASGLAAGDLGRPLTEDDPSPFRGVDSMRGGSENLALDYADLGVRSVALRFSPSVHGMGDHGFVSVLTKVAKDRGAAGQVGDGSHRWAAVHRSDAARLVRLALEKAPAGTRVHAVAEEGVPTRDIAAAIGDFLGVPTTSVAPQDAESHFGFIGHFFGMDIAASSARTRELFGWTPTGPTLLEDIRAGAYAL; translated from the coding sequence ATGCGCGTATTCGTCACCGGAGCCTCCGGCTGGATCGGCTCAGCGGTCACCGACGAGCTGCTCACCAACGGCCACCAGGTCGCCGGCCTCGCCCGCTCCGACCAGGCGGCCGCCGCGCTGGCCGCCAAAGGCGCCACGCCTCACCGGGGCGACCTGGACGACCTCGACGGCCTGGCCGCCGCGACCGCCGAGGCCGACGCCGTCATCCACCTCGCTTTCAAACACGACTTCTCCGACTTCGCCGGCGCCGGCCGCAGCGAGCATGCCGCCGTACGACGAATGCTCGACGAGCTCAAAGGCAGCGACCGGCCGTTCCTGATCGCCTCTGGACTGGCCGCCGGCGACCTCGGCCGGCCGCTGACCGAGGACGACCCGTCGCCGTTCCGCGGCGTCGACTCGATGCGCGGCGGCAGCGAAAACCTCGCACTCGACTACGCCGACCTCGGCGTACGGTCGGTGGCGCTGCGGTTCTCGCCGAGCGTGCACGGCATGGGTGACCACGGCTTCGTCTCCGTGCTGACGAAGGTCGCGAAGGACCGCGGAGCGGCCGGCCAGGTCGGCGACGGCTCGCACCGCTGGGCCGCCGTACACCGCTCCGACGCGGCGCGTTTGGTCCGGCTGGCACTGGAAAAAGCGCCGGCCGGCACGCGCGTGCACGCCGTCGCCGAGGAAGGCGTCCCGACGCGTGACATCGCCGCCGCGATCGGCGATTTCCTCGGCGTACCAACGACGTCTGTCGCTCCGCAGGACGCCGAGTCGCACTTTGGCTTCATCGGCCACTTTTTCGGCATGGACATCGCCGCCTCCAGCGCGCGTACGCGTGAGCTGTTCGGCTGGACGCCGACCGGTCCGACCCTGCTGGAGGACATCCGCGCCGGCGCGTACGCGCTCTAA
- a CDS encoding class I SAM-dependent methyltransferase — protein MTSTAQEYWDDFYREPPAWSGEPNPLLVRETADLAPGGALDLGCGEGGDAIWLAGQGWRVTAVDVSETVLRRAAVRAAGADIDWQRHDLSRSFPAGSYDLVSAQFLHSPVAADGERDDILRGAAKAVAPGGRLLVAGHAGWPSWLENPPFDYHFPTTAEVLALIPGDWQVETDETIVRELTGPDGRQGTRKDNVLRVRHRVRARR, from the coding sequence ATGACGAGCACAGCGCAGGAATACTGGGACGACTTCTACCGCGAGCCGCCGGCGTGGAGCGGCGAGCCAAACCCGTTGCTCGTACGCGAAACCGCGGATCTGGCGCCAGGCGGTGCGCTCGATCTGGGCTGCGGCGAAGGTGGCGACGCGATCTGGCTGGCGGGGCAGGGATGGCGGGTCACCGCTGTCGACGTGTCCGAGACCGTGTTGCGCCGCGCGGCCGTACGCGCTGCCGGCGCCGACATCGACTGGCAGCGACACGACTTGTCGCGGTCGTTTCCAGCCGGGTCGTACGACCTGGTGTCGGCGCAGTTCCTCCACTCGCCGGTCGCCGCCGACGGCGAACGCGACGACATTCTGCGCGGTGCCGCGAAAGCCGTGGCGCCGGGCGGACGGCTGCTGGTCGCCGGCCACGCCGGATGGCCGTCCTGGCTGGAAAACCCGCCTTTCGACTACCACTTTCCGACCACTGCCGAGGTTCTCGCGCTCATTCCGGGCGATTGGCAGGTCGAAACAGACGAAACGATCGTGCGGGAGCTGACCGGTCCGGACGGACGACAAGGCACCCGCAAGGACAACGTGTTGCGTGTGCGTCATCGGGTCCGCGCCCGAAGGTGA
- a CDS encoding helix-turn-helix transcriptional regulator, with product MSVPRMRRTQVFARDAYPLHSDRRRVDLPVPPHAHDFCEVAVIVSGHATYRTRHGNRRVGRGDVVAVRPGSWHEYRAVADLDVLNVYLGPELLAADVAWILDHPRLTNLLFGTGDMRLRLSPAATDRTRCWLEQLALCRTHPEANQSLQLRSLLGCVFAEFAGAASGASPAGRTVTPATRTVLLAMAQDPARAWTATELAALAGVSSSHLQHQFAGQLGVSPFGWLAQYRSEQMAVRLAATDAPVAEIGRAVGWPDPNYATRRFRATYGIPPTEYRRKFAFATALPAG from the coding sequence ATGAGCGTTCCGCGGATGCGCCGCACACAGGTGTTCGCGCGCGACGCGTATCCGCTGCACAGTGACCGGCGCCGGGTGGACCTGCCGGTGCCACCGCACGCGCACGATTTCTGTGAGGTGGCGGTGATCGTCTCGGGCCACGCGACTTATCGCACCAGGCACGGAAACCGCCGGGTCGGGCGCGGCGACGTGGTGGCCGTACGGCCGGGAAGCTGGCACGAATATCGCGCCGTCGCCGACCTGGACGTGCTCAACGTCTATCTCGGCCCGGAGCTGCTGGCCGCGGACGTGGCCTGGATACTCGACCATCCGCGACTGACCAACCTGCTTTTCGGCACCGGCGACATGCGGCTCAGGTTGTCGCCGGCGGCGACCGATCGGACCCGTTGCTGGTTGGAGCAGTTGGCGCTGTGCCGCACTCATCCGGAGGCAAACCAGTCACTGCAACTGCGCAGCCTGCTCGGCTGTGTCTTCGCCGAGTTCGCCGGCGCGGCTTCCGGCGCGTCACCAGCCGGTCGTACGGTCACGCCGGCCACGCGCACGGTTTTGCTTGCGATGGCACAGGATCCGGCGCGCGCCTGGACCGCCACCGAGCTTGCCGCGCTCGCCGGCGTCTCGTCCTCCCATCTGCAGCACCAGTTTGCCGGGCAGCTCGGGGTCAGTCCGTTCGGCTGGCTGGCCCAGTATCGGTCCGAGCAGATGGCCGTACGACTCGCCGCGACCGACGCACCGGTCGCCGAGATCGGCCGAGCGGTCGGCTGGCCCGATCCCAACTACGCCACACGCAGATTTCGCGCCACATATGGCATCCCGCCGACCGAATACCGGCGAAAATTCGCCTTCGCGACCGCGTTACCGGCCGGTTAG
- a CDS encoding TetR/AcrR family transcriptional regulator: protein MGRWQPDARGRLIRAAMELFAERGYDRTTAGDIAERAGVTERTFFRHFPDKREVLFDGSATLQKLAYEQIVQTPADASPLDAALAGMVAAGRLLESRPRDFAVSRAALIAGNPSLHERELLKLAALAATTADALRVRGVAEPAASLAAHSAVTVFAVAFERWIAADDPPHYATCIADVAEALRTLT from the coding sequence ATGGGACGCTGGCAGCCGGACGCGCGGGGACGGCTGATCCGTGCCGCGATGGAGCTGTTCGCCGAGCGCGGCTATGACCGGACCACCGCCGGCGACATCGCCGAGCGCGCCGGCGTGACCGAGCGCACCTTCTTCCGGCACTTTCCGGACAAGCGCGAGGTGCTCTTCGACGGCTCGGCGACGCTGCAGAAGCTGGCGTACGAGCAGATCGTCCAGACGCCGGCCGACGCGTCACCGCTGGACGCCGCGCTGGCCGGCATGGTCGCCGCCGGCCGGCTGCTGGAGAGCCGGCCGCGTGACTTCGCGGTCAGCCGGGCCGCGCTGATCGCCGGCAACCCGAGCCTGCACGAGCGTGAGCTGCTCAAGCTCGCGGCGCTGGCCGCCACCACCGCCGACGCTCTGCGCGTACGCGGCGTCGCCGAACCGGCGGCCAGCCTCGCCGCTCACAGCGCGGTGACCGTCTTCGCCGTCGCGTTCGAGCGGTGGATCGCGGCCGACGACCCGCCGCACTACGCGACCTGCATCGCCGACGTGGCCGAGGCCTTACGCACGTTGACGTGA
- a CDS encoding phytanoyl-CoA dioxygenase family protein has protein sequence MNPLTDKIVARYRAGGFVHIAGVLSPEEAGRFRNAARAAFDRERGLDPDNQMFKQIVNIWQRDDVLSELTFHRRLAELATGLAGIPLRIWHDQLLIKRPHNRTPTEFHQDAPYWPHAGCRHSLSAWVALVDVPVERGCMTFIPGQHERRDIRPIDIADAHDLFDAAPDLAYQPRVTIPLHAGDVTFHNGYTPHTANANDTNEFRLAHVNIYVDRDLRYDGKRHVCTDPLGLEPGVRLPDDVFPPVPR, from the coding sequence ATGAATCCGCTCACCGACAAGATCGTCGCTCGATATCGCGCCGGCGGTTTCGTCCACATCGCCGGCGTGCTGTCACCGGAGGAAGCCGGCCGGTTCCGAAATGCCGCGCGGGCGGCTTTCGACCGTGAGCGGGGGCTGGATCCGGACAACCAAATGTTCAAGCAGATCGTCAACATCTGGCAGCGCGACGACGTGCTCAGCGAGCTGACTTTCCATCGCCGGCTCGCCGAGCTGGCCACCGGGTTGGCCGGCATTCCGTTGCGGATCTGGCACGACCAGCTGCTGATCAAGCGGCCGCACAACCGCACGCCGACCGAGTTTCACCAGGACGCGCCGTACTGGCCGCATGCGGGCTGCCGGCATTCGCTCTCGGCCTGGGTCGCGTTGGTCGACGTACCGGTCGAGCGGGGCTGCATGACTTTCATTCCAGGACAACACGAGCGCCGCGACATCCGGCCGATCGACATCGCCGACGCGCACGACCTTTTCGACGCCGCGCCGGATCTGGCGTACCAGCCGCGCGTGACCATCCCGCTGCATGCCGGCGATGTCACCTTTCACAACGGCTACACGCCGCACACCGCGAATGCCAACGACACCAACGAATTCCGGTTGGCACACGTCAACATCTACGTCGATCGCGACCTTCGCTATGACGGGAAACGGCACGTCTGCACCGATCCGCTCGGTCTGGAACCAGGCGTACGCCTCCCGGACGACGTCTTTCCACCTGTCCCGCGCTGA
- a CDS encoding helix-turn-helix domain-containing protein, which translates to MARESTAVSDSDIVGRVGVAGSRSRGTEVTTSLSQQDRRRATKGSPMRGGSNTILTPAEVADWLKVSEATIKNKYRHWGLKAQKVGRLLRFRERDIVAYLDRNYD; encoded by the coding sequence ATGGCAAGAGAATCCACGGCTGTTTCCGATAGCGACATCGTCGGCAGAGTCGGTGTCGCGGGGTCGCGTTCGCGCGGAACCGAGGTCACGACGAGCCTTTCACAACAAGACCGGCGGCGTGCGACGAAAGGATCACCAATGCGCGGTGGTAGCAACACGATCCTTACCCCAGCGGAGGTCGCCGATTGGTTGAAGGTTAGCGAGGCGACCATCAAGAACAAGTATCGACACTGGGGGTTGAAGGCGCAGAAGGTTGGTCGCCTGCTTCGCTTCCGCGAGCGAGACATTGTCGCCTACCTCGATCGCAACTACGACTGA